The Fusarium falciforme chromosome 14, complete sequence sequence ACAAGCATTTCATCAGCGTTGTCAACAATGAGAAGCCAGCTTCCGGCAGCTTCCGAGCTGAGATGCTGTTGCACTAAGACTTTCGCATCTTGCTTTTCATTCCAACGGATACCAAGCTTTTTGACAAGCTCGGTACACGCCTGCTCGAAGCCGGCCATGCTGAAAGCGGGCATCCACAAAACGGAATATTCTGGTTTATTGTCCTTCACCCAATGCGCCAAGTGCAGGGCCACTTGAGTCTTGCCTATACCACCCAACCCGACGAGCGCGACTTGCTGGTCGCCGGCCTCTGTAAGGAGCATGCCTTTCAGGTGCTCGATTGTATTTGTACGTCCTACAAAGTGTTTGTTTTTAGTAAAAGGAATGTAGTGGACGCTATGGCCTTCCAGAATGTTAGCTGCAGAATTCTTCTTGAGCATGCTCTCCTTCTACTCACGCCCTATTCTACCAGATTCTTCCGCTGCCGCACCCGCAGGAAAGGAGGGCACCCAGTAGGTTAAAAATGCCTTCATGCAGGCTGCTGCCGTAGCCGCAGCGTAGCGCTGCCACACCTTGCTCTTGTGGCTGTCGGCGTAGTCGCATGCGCCCTTTATCACCACGCACGGAAAGCTATCCCAAACGCCAGCGCCCTCCATTTCGAAGGCGACTACGCCTTCTGCGGCAGCGATATTGTCGCGCTCTTCGCCACACTTCATAACTGAGTTACCGGACGCGATGAGACCGAACTGAACAGTAGGTTCAGGGTTGCCCTGTGTGGTTTCGAGACGTCGGCGCGGCACCAACTTGCCGTTGCAGCCGAGTTGCTCGCACGACTGCTTGTCCCCCATATGTCGAAAAGTTGCCTCAAAGAGACTGTCCTTCGCCGTGCCCGGGTACTCGGCGCCTAGCAGTGGTTCGAGCCGGAGGATATCGAGGTAGCTGGCCATCATACTGCCGAGCAGCTTGCGGTTCCGGAGTCCTTTCAGTTTCGCCAATACCCCTCTTATCTCGGCATTTGGCCTCCCCAACGAGTCCAGCAGCGTGTCTTTGCGCACAAAACGATTTGGCAGTCGTCGTCCAAGATCATACTGGATGACGCCATCACTGACGATGACGTCGCCAAGCACGATCTCCTCGCCATTAGGGCCGAATGGAACAACGCCACAAACGCCTACCACGAGGGCAAGCTTGATGTTTGGGAAACTCGCCCGACAGTTGGCGGCCACTGCCGCGGCGTTGGCGGTCCCCATTCCCGGCATATGCGCAAGGACAACGTTATGGCGGCCGATCGCGCCAGTGGAGTAGGCGTTGGGGTCACCTGGCGCTTTGTCGAAAGGCGGACCGCCATCATCGTCCCAGTGGATGTCAAAGAGAGCATCGACAGCGTCGGCCTCGAGGGGAAGGGCGCATACTATGGCTATCTCAAAGCCACGACGCGTGGTTGGACGTGGTGGCTGGGGCTCCGCAATACGTGTGGTCATTCTGGGAGAGAAGGATTTTGCGGTTGTCGATGAAGATATGGATGAGTTTCTGTATTGCCTGCCGTCGTAATAACGTTGAGTCGGATACAATATGAGATGAGGCTGATAACAGTAGCCGTATGAATGGACAGTTTGGAAAAGGAAAAGCTTATATTCGATGGGTTTTAGCGGCCCAAACCAACCGGTGTCGCTAAGAACTGGTCCTGGGCAAACTGAGATCTTGCAAGGGCTGTAACTCCGCGTGTTATGGAGCCGAACAAGTTTAATAAGCCTCTACCTTGTGCGGGGTTGAGGCTCAAGTAGTCGGAATGGACGTCATGCGGCAGCTCAGGCACTGCCTGACCTCAACAAGCAGAAAGTTGTCTAACTATATTAGTTCTAGTCCATAAAAACGCGTGGACCAGAACTCGAAGATCACGTGACTGATCATTCCAcattcaaggtcaaggacagGGTGTCAACGCCTCCGGCGAAgaaaaacaccatcaccagcgtCTCGCTGGGCCAGCTGGTTGAGAATTCGGATGAAGCCTTCTTCCTTGACAATGAATTTTTACGATATCTGCACAGGAACCTTGAAGCTCTCTAGCCCTGCCTACGGCGATTGCCGGCCCAAGTACTCCTTAACTGGATCCTCTGGACCCGCCAGCTTCTAACGAGGTTGGGCGATGATACGAACGTGCTGCTGTGACGAGTCCGAACGAGTCGGGATCTCACTCTCGGGCACGTCGTCTGGGCACCGTCTTTAAGGCTTCCAACCGGTGCCTGTGGGTGCCGACAGAAGGCGTTGAGGCTGTGCCCCCCTTCACAGACCCGACTACGGATAGCCGAGAAGTGATTAGCTTTGTTTCCCCCGCACGGGGGAAATTaagctttgctttgctttctCAGCGTAGCACAGCCTAAACCAGCAATCCGATAAATGCCTCTCCCTAACCGGATCAATGATCGGTTTAGGGTGTCGGATTTCGCTTGTGTTTGGGAGGGCTCAGCCAATAAGATGACGCTTAGGACGAACAGTACCGTTGTCGATTGCCACCTTGCCAGCAATAAGGCCTACGATCGCACGGAGGCCCTGGATATCTCAAGAAGGTGTAAACATCCCTCCAAGCATCTGTTCTACCACACACTACTTGCTCCGCATCGAGCCGAGCGTTCCTCTCTGCAAGCTGAGTGGCAGTTGCTCCCCGTCCAGCGGTGCGGGCCGTCATGTCACACTCTACGTAATTAAATGAGATGTCGATCCTTGGTGTCTTGTCGATGCGGAGAAGGTGGCTCCATGCTTGAAGTTGCCTCCCCACGATCGGCCAATCAACTTGTAATTCTTCGAAGCGCTTGGTTATCTCCTTGCTTGCGCGGGGACTGACAGAGCGTACTCGTCCCACTGCTAAGGTACTATCTGAGGCTCTGGTAAATTATATGATATCAGGTTAATGTCTGGTTAATGTCTTATTCTCTCTTTAGTGAGCAGAATAATAGATTAACCGTAATTGGTCTAGATCCCTGTCCAGGACGGagtagaggaggaggatgttcGTGCTCCCAACTGTACAGGTGACAAGTTGGTGGCTATGTGGGCGAGGGGACATGACGTATTAGTCGCTGCCTGTGGCCTGGCTACACTAGAAACGGCGTGGCTGGAGTGCGATATCATTGTGACAGACTTTTATTGGACAGATATGCAAGCCATGAGGAAGCACATGTTGGTGTATAACCATCTGTATGGACCGCTGAAGCAGAGCTAGAGGAGGCAGTGCTACGCCCGACCGTAATGCCGAGTTGGCTTTGGCACTTTGAGGCGAGCATCGTAGCATGAGGCAGCTGCCAGTAGGAGATATAAAAGTGGCGGATGCGTCCCCCCCCGAGAGACTATCATGCAGGAAATTAAACATAAGTCTTCAATCCTCAAAGCGCCTTCGCACATCGAAACACTCGGGTGAAGCCGAGGCCTGGCATCGTTCTATATACCCAGCGGCACATCCCTGAATCAACCTATCTAGCCCCGCACATGTGTGTTgcccccccctttttttttttttgtcaGGCTTAGATACAGACAGCAAGCTGATAGTGGATCTGTACAGCTAGGTACTATGAAACTTTTGGTGCTCCTCGGTTCCTCGCTGCCACTGGCTAGTGCTGGGCTCTGGGGTGTTATCGGCGCAGCAGGGGGCTGTACCGCTTTGTGCACTGCAGCCTGGGCCACCTGTCACGGAGCAGGCCACACAgccctcaccaccatcagctTTGGCCTCGGCGCCGTTCCGGTTACGCTTGCCTGCCACGGCATTTTCTCTAGTTGCGAGACCATGTGCCTGGGTAACACGGTTCCCACCGCCGCAGGGACTCCTTTTtgaattatatcttttacaGAGCTCATGGTAGGTCTTATCGCGGTAGTCATGGAGGCAATAGTCAGTAGAAGGAAGTCAGTCGCGATAGGCTGGCGGCGGGGTACTTGTCAAGCTCCAGAGACCTTCACTTACTATTGGAGGAAACTTGTCAAGATCAGGTTGTTGGAATGAAGCCAAAATTAGGCAAGGATCACGATGAACGCGAATGACCTCAACTTGCATCAGGCAGCAGCCTGCTGCCTATGAGAACAACAGATTGGACACGAGTATAAGAGACCAACCTTCGTCGCTCCTTAGATATGGGGGGAGCAATATAATCTACACTGATCTTTTATTTTCAATGTCTGCATTCATGTATCAGTCCTAGGTTGACAGTACTCGAGAGGCGAAGGACGATGCTTACTCAATAATAGGGCGTCTCTCTTTCGGCGACGAATTCTAGGCCTCGAATGATCGGTCAGCGGCCCTTGGGAGACTCGATGGCTCTCGGGTGTCTCAGGCGTCGCGTCAAGCTTCCAAAACCGTGATCACGACAAGGTCATGCCAAAGGAGTAGGGTTGCAGCAAGGAACTAGTTGCGTAGAGGCCCGGAGAGGGCTTGATCGTTTCTCGCGAAGGACTCGGGAGAGACCTCGTTGCTAGGTTGAAGTCTGCCGATGCTGATGGTGGAAACAGACACGTTGAGAAGGAATAGATGGCTCAATGGCTTTGATGGTTTTTTCGGTTGATGCTGGAGAATTGCGCTTACCGGCGTCTACCCAGAGGCTTTTATACAATATGATCGGCAGAAGACTGATTTTTTCCAGAAGTTTTCTGAGCATTGATCTGGGGTGATCCTCGAAGAGCGTCCCTGACTTCCGTCTTCTTCGGGTCGAAAGACACGCCGTTTGCCGCGCCCCAGCGCTCTATCTCGTCAAAGGAACTGGATGCCATAGCGGTGGTTTCGTCTACTGCATCGCCTATAGACAGGATAGCTGTGTCGTCTGCGTAGCCGAAGCGACCCTGGGGTTACCCAATCGGTAGGTGGGCTCTATGTAGAGCAGAAATATGATTGgtgtcagacaattggctccacagggatcattgatggcactagtcaattgatgagaattatctaaggAGCAAGAACTCAATGGCAAGACGCGTTGAGTCGTGCAGCTCTTTATACACAAATGAAAGTGTTGCCTGTTTAGGCAGTAGCAGCTGCCCTGCGGGCAGCTGCACTAGTGGGGCCAGGGCTTGATATGCgacattctcatcaattgacggGTGCCACCAATGATCCCTGCGGAACCACTTGTCTGACACGGTGTAAATGGTATCACGTTCTGTATCACAtgatactttttttttaaccccTGAATTGGAGGCAAAttgattttaatctcttttgcGCTACGTCTTATATTTAGACCCGACTCATACTACCAATTGACCGATAATACCGTTATTCCTCACGGTCTTAGCCGTTTGGGAAGAACTCCGTTATCTATTTCCGACTACCGTAGAAACTCGAGAAATTGACGGGCTTGGCAAAGTGGAACAGGCCCGCCAACCCCGCCCGCTATACCCTCAAGGGTTAAAGCTGATGAGGCTCATCGGGATGCCGATATCAGAATAATGCCTCATCCGGGGTGTCAATTTCCACTGTTTTTTGACGATTGAAACGGTCTAACATATCTTCAGGTTGcaaggatggtgttgagcccAAAAGATCCGAATATACAGGCGACACCAAAGCCCAAGCGAGGTCCAAAGCCCAAGCCGCCTTCTCAGCGGAAATCGAAGCCGTTTTCGCCCCTCAAGCGCAAAGAAGAAACGCACTCTCGTGATAAGAAGGTGCGAGTGTTGCTTTTTCTCCTCAACCACCGCATCTACGATCCAAATCCAAACACCTGGGGCTCTCAACGCGTTTAATTTGCCGATGGATATCGTCAACCTTACATTTCTGAGGCGGCAAAGTGGTTCTTAGTCAGCGAAAATACGGTCCAAAAGTGGTGGCAGCAGCGGGATAAGATCCTCGGCGTTGTTCCCAAGGAGACTGCTTGGAGGCCGCAGTGGCCGGAGCTTGAAGATGAGTTATTTAGGCGCTTCGTTCAATAAAGATCAGAGAAGAAAATCATTATGGTCTCTTGGTTCCGTATAACGGCCAAATCCCTCTTTGGAGAGCTCTATCCAGAACACGAGCAGCTTTTCGGTTTCTCTAATGGATGGTTCCTGAACTTCAAGAAAAGGCACCGCATCGTTAAACGCCGTATCACCAACCAAGCTCAGAAGACCCCTGAGGAATATCGTGCTATTGTCAATAGCTTCTTACGTTTCCTACGCCGGAACACGCAAAGAAGAACGTCGCTACCGCCGGAAGAGCCTCCTAAGTTCCCCTACCGGCCGTATGAGAAGATCTCTGATATCCTTGACTCCCCACAACGccgcttttataataattgcATCCTCAACGTCGATGAGACTCTAATACCATTTGAATATCTTGATGGGTCAACATATGCGTTATCGGGCGAGAAGACAGTGTCGGGCAAGACCGGCAAAAGTGGTTGGAGCAAGAGGAAAGGCACCCTTATTCTCCTAATCTCCGCTGATGGATTTGGCCGGTTAAAGCCAAAGCTTATCTTCGAAGGAGCTGAGCCACTAAAGGGAAAGATTCTACAGAGAGAGGGGCATCTTTATCATCTAGGAGTCACAGTTGAATTCAACCcaatagcctataataatgaGAAGCTGTTCCTGAAGTGGCTAAACGAGGAGGTTATCCCCTGCAAAAGGCTATATAGGGAATTTATGCTTGTTTTAGATGTGGCTAGCTTTCATAAGACTGATAACGTCACGATGCTACTAGGCTAGTCAAAGATTCTCCCGGCTATGATCCCTCCCGGCTATACGAGTCTTCTTTAGCCTCTCGACGTATCTATTAACAAGCCATTTAAGCAGTGGTTACAGCAATTTGCAGATGAATGGATAGCTGAGAGAGATAACGACCCGGTCCGCAGTTCTAAACCGTGGACTCCCACTGGAGGGCACACGCCTCGCAAAAGTAGTGGCCACATTGGGTAACCACAGGTTGCTTGTAAGGCCCTTCGCAGATATTGCAGAGAACCGGAATGCTGTTCAGAACTGTTTCGTCATCCTCACGGGCGCTATCTTGACGGAGTTGATCCTTGGTGGCGCCGGCCCCAACGGTGCCGCCAGCGTCTTTCTCCTTTTTCGTGCCTATCTCCCATTCCCTATCCAGCTGCCAGCCTTGTTTCATGTCGCTTCGATCATGAAGGAATACGCAAGAGTCGCCAAAGCCACACCAGTCAGTCTTTTTGTAGTCTTTGCACACGTCGCGCGCGAAGtctgtggtggtgatgatgcgcACGTTGGAGGCGGCACGAGTTGGCCCCTTTGTCGTGGGCTGATCATACCAGTCCTTTCGCTTCGTTGCATCGTTTGTATTTGATAGTGGTATGTCACGATTTGCTCGGAAGGCCGTAGGGCCGTGACTTTCGCTCCTGGCCTTGGCATTTGCAGCTGAGTCGGAGACTAAACCCTTCCTCGCGCGCTTGACTCGGGGGACCTCTGAAGGATTGTCCTCTCcgctggaagaagaggaatcATCCGAGCTTTTAGAAGTTGGTGATATTTCTGAGCTTGCCGGCCGCTATTTCAAGTTCTCCTTTGGTCGTCGTCCTCTCTGTTTGAAGATAATGGGTGCAGTCGCTGTGGTTTTGACGATGCTTGGACTGGCTTCTGAAGCCATAGCCATTTCTGTGGAGGGTACCTCGACCATAGAGGTGATTTTTGCGGCCAAGACCAGCAAGAGTTTTGTGGTATGGTGACACCTGGGCAGATGGTGACTGATGAGTTGAGCGTTTCACGTTGGGACAACAACACTCTGTCAGTGGCGCCCCCCTTCCGAGATGATTTTCCAGTCCGCCTCACCTACTCCGCATTGTTGATACTTGTCCAACCTTGCTGtctttatatattcctaaaaCCAAAGTGAATTAGGCAGAAGAGGTAAAAATGCAATCACTTCTCCTTTATGCTAATTATTCCACTACTGGGCCACACCGATGCAGCTGTGTTAAGTTCATATCCTACCCAGCCTTATATTCTCCCACTTCATCGATCCTAGCCGCTCATCGGAGCATGCTAGCTAACAAGCTAGCACTGGATCAAGAATAAACAGCCTTGACTCTACCGTAGAAAACATCTTCGACATGCTTCTGGAAAGGCGAAGCAATGACGTCAGGATAAAGCTCCTTCGCGTCGATATATCCCAAGTATTTCGCATGTTCAGGAGTATTATCTCCTCGAATGCCCAGAAGGTATTTGTACTGCGACATACCTAGACTCAGCATGACCGTTCCATCCATATTGCCCTTGGCGACCTCCGCTTGACCCTCCgtgatggtcttgagcaGGTCCTCCTTGGACACCTATAAAATGTCAGTTCGAGGCTCTCGCGAATATGGGAAGGCCACATACATATTCTCGTGGAACAGACTCTCCGCTGACCCTCTCAAGAGTTTCCCACACTTCGTTCTGGGTATGGACTTCGCTGTGCAGGAAAACCGTTTTATTCAGCGTCCTCGGGTCAGCAATGATTCTTGCAACATATTTCCCGATGTCGCGGTTATCCGTAAACGCCCAGGGGGTATTCCCATCGCCAATAATCTTGGTGGTGGAATATTCTGCCTTGATGGCGAATTTCCCAGAAGGCAGGGCTGGCAAGGACAGCTGGTACCACCAGCCAGCGTCAATGGCGGTATACGGGAGGTACAATCGTTTGATATGGTCCAGAATGTCTTCTTTCTGTAGTTTGGAAGTCTGATTAGCTAATTTGAACTCGAACACCTCCTCGACATGGATTAAAGGTTTTGATCAGATCTCTTACCATCTCCCTAGCCATCATGACACCTCGGGGTGGACAGCAGGGGCCAAACCAGCTGGGCACGTAGCGGCCTACTCCAGCTGCATATGCTGCTGCAATGAGTgccatctcttcctcaagcTGTAGCAAGGTCATGCAGGCGATGACAACGTCCATTCCGACAAGCGCCTGAACTAAGGGATCCGATGACGCCTTAAGTTCGACCGGCTTGATAATGACACCGCGCTCCGCATACTTGGTGTATTCGGGTTTGCCAGCGGATGCTGGCCGCGCCAGAGCGGTTAACTCCTACGTTGTTGTCATTAATCCGATGAGCCGTATTAAAGAAAGGAGAAGCAGTGTAAAATAACGAACATACAAATTTGCCAGGAACTTCCAGAAGCCCGTTCACGAGAGAAGAGCCGGTCACACCGGACGCGCCTGCAATAGCGACTCGAATTTTAGCTGCCATACTTGGTTGACTTGTTCGGGCTTTGTTGAGTGAAGTTGTTTGGTGTGTAAAGCGATGGAGGAATGAACGGAAAAGCGTCCATCTCAAGTCATCTTATATGTCTCTGGACATCTAACAAGTCTCCCTAGTCTAAGGACATTCGGTGACAGGAAATCCGCAAGTTCCGGGCCACGGACAAACTAGTGCAAGTCTCGGCGAAATCCAACGATTCATGCATGACCCCAAAACTCGGTCTGGAGTCGCCGGACTATTAAGCCGAGATATCTCCCTTTTGAGCAGATACTCCGCTAGATCATGCTTGGCTTGATTACTCCATGTTTCACAACACAACCGAGGGCACGAGTCTAAGACCGAAGGCACGAGTCTAAGGGACACCGTGAGGCGTTAACGTTTGAGGATGTGTAAGGGTAAGTGTGGTCGACATAGTCTCAATTCCTATCACAAAGGCGCTGATATTGCTGTTAACGTAGCAGATACCCGCGACTCAAGTTTCGATAGATAGTCCAGTAACGCATCGAGATGTTTCTTAGCCCGCATTAAGAGATGAGCCGAGTCATTCTTCTGCGTTATTTCAAGAAGGGCTGCACAAACGTAGCGAAGCTTCTCGGCCTGTAGAACATCAGCAAACACACACGATACTTTGAGAACTTTGTAAGAGACAGAGTGGCCTACAAATGGCTCTCCATTCGCTCTAAGCGCGTCGAGAGGGACGCTTGAGACCAAAACCAATAGTTCGTGAGCGATCTCAACTTTTCTCGAGTCTATCGATATTTGATCATCATTCAATCCAACCACACCTAGGAGCTTTGCGGGTAGAAAGCGATCAAGAATCAACATGCAGAGATAATGATACGAGAGCGTAATGTTGGCTCGCTGAATCCAGAAAGCCCGTCTCTGGTGCTTCTCGCACTCACTATCAGCATCACAAATCATCGTTGGCGACTGAAGGTAACCTGGCAAGTCGTCGAGAACACTTGAAAATCTCAAGTATGATTCGGTCAGACTTTTCTTCTGGGCGTCATTTAGCTTTGCGTGTCCGGTAGTCCGAGAACTCGTAGCTAGGAATAGATCCAAGTCGTAGAGAAGACTGAACCCAAGCTTCCACACATCATGGCTCCTTTTAAAACCAGTCACGAGATTCTCTTCAAACTGATCCTTGTTCTCGGGTCGACTTTGATCGAGAAGTGGTGGGCTGTCGTCTGGACAGAACACAGTGCTGAGGTAGCCCAGCATATGAAACTCGGCCAGAGCTTGTTTTCTCCCATTCATGACAGAGGCTGACCGACTGGCTGAGAACAAAAACCAAAACGCGTTGCGACGCagcttggcctcgatgggGTCCAGACCATCATACGAGTTCTCGTCGTAGAGGCGCATCTGTTCAGCTAAGCGAATGGCCTTGTCCATGGTATGCCATGCCAGTGCAGAGTTGCCCATCATTTGATAGCAGGATGCTTGAAAGATACGGATCACAAGCGAAGCCGATGTTGGATATGAGATGTCATACCCAGCATAGGGATGAAGCATTGCCTGAGACGAAGCTAAAAACAAGGACCCTATAGTGTCATCCTCGGGGTACACCGCACATGGTCTAAGGTGCGCGATCATGGCGCAGAGAGACGCGGTCAGAGAGTAATTCCGGATGCCGGCAATCATCTCGGACGTCAGCGTCGAAAGGGGTGATAGTGCTTCGTTGGCGAAAGCAGGGAGGTCCAACGACGCTCGAGAGCGGAAAGTAGATTCGCAGATGATTGGCATCAGGGGGAAGACAAATTGCATGTAGAGGCCAATGCAACAGCCAACAGACTGCTCTGCTGTGACTCCTTCCCTTGCAAAGTGCGAAGCAAGATTATCATAACAGATGGTGAGTGGGCTTGGATTGGCAATGACCCCTGGCTCAAGGTGTGTCTCCGGGGGAATTCCAAGACTGGAGCCGGAAAAGTCCGAGATGGCTTGCGGCACACATTCGCTAGGAGTGGGAAGCCCAGGTCCCTCGTCGGATGTGAGCTCGGTCAGTCGGCTTCTAGGCTTGGGACCTCGTTTCCGACGCGGTGCGCAGTATGTGCATAGGAGACCGGACAAGCGACACGGCGAGCATATCGGTGAAGACTGGTCACACTGCATTGAGTCTCAGCAGAGGCTGTTCTACGCGGTAATGTGGATTACCATACCTTGATTTTCCGTTTCCTGCATGAGTCACAAGCAGCCCTCGGCATTTTGATTGCCCTTGAGTCTCGATGTTGATCGACGGTTGGAACGAAAGATGTTGAAGTTGGTTTTCTAATTTCACCGAGGATTATGGGAAATTTGGGTTAGCGGGAGCTGACAAATATCCTCCCCCAGCCTATTTCTCCGAGGCTCAGGCCATATCTTGACCGCTAAATCCCGATTGGCTATCCCTTCAGTTGGCAAGGACCCCCAGTCCGTACTTCGCCCCAGTGTTATTGGGATAACTGGAGTATGAGGTAAAAATGATCTCACTTGTTAGAACACTATGCTATGAGTACTTACTCCCGAGGCAAGGTTTGGTGATAATTGAAGTATCCCTCAGATACATAAATATAACTGGCTCGAACCCCCGAAGTGACCCGGTTGGAGGTCCTTGCCAACTGAAGGGATAACTCAAGGTCGATAACAACTTGCAAGATATGCCGTCGCGGTGGGCATGATACCTGTTGCTTATATGGTCGGCAGTTCTATGCTCACTATGGTCAGAACTACAAAAGGATTCCTCAGCATCTATCAAAGATGACGAATATCCCTTCAATTGTGCGAAGCCTCCCTAATGTAACTTGGCCCAGTGTTACTGCGCTAGCAGGAACCTAGTTTTTTCGCCGCGATAACGTTTTATCTGTTATAATCTTACGCGCAGTCGACTCAAGGTGTCGTTGAAAATCAGTGCTGATACAGGTATAGGCCAGAGAGCTAGTTCTTATTGGGTTAGATCCTTGCCAATGACCACTTGGGAGGCTTCGCACAATTGAAGGGATAGTCCTCTTGAACGAGACTCAAATCATATCCTCCAGCAAGTCGAGGCAGACAATGGCGTGAAAATCGAGAAAATGGCCCTCTTTTACCAGCGAAAGGGGAAAGCTACGGGGCGAGCGAGTTGGATACACAGGTATAATAGGAAATATTTATTGGTGACGTGGTACCATTCGGATTAAGAAGCTTTGTTTTACAGTGGAACTTTGTCTTATTTTCACGCGAGCGCTCGCGGCGCACGCATCCGAGGAAACCTAACTAGAAATCACAATACTAAGAAGAAAACAAGAAAACCAAATTCCGCATCCGATCTGTCCGTAGATCTATATGAAAATCTGCCCGTTTGTGGCTCTAAAAATCTGCTGGGGGGGTTCCCTCGCAGTCGGGCAAGTATAGGTGAACG is a genomic window containing:
- a CDS encoding Zn(2)-C6 fungal-type domain-containing protein: MLHPYAGYDISYPTSASLVIRIFQASCYQMMGNSALAWHTMDKAIRLAEQMRLYDENSYDGLDPIEAKLRRNAFWFLFSASRSASVMNGRKQALAEFHMLGYLSTVFCPDDSPPLLDQSRPENKDQFEENLVTGFKRSHDVWKLGFSLLYDLDLFLATSSRTTGHAKLNDAQKKSLTESYLRFSSVLDDLPGYLQSPTMICDADSECEKHQRRAFWIQRANITLSYHYLCMLILDRFLPAKLLGVVGLNDDQISIDSRKVEIAHELLVLVSSVPLDALRANGEPFAEKLRYVCAALLEITQKNDSAHLLMRAKKHLDALLDYLSKLESRVSATLTAISAPL